TCCTTCTCCTATATAACACCCCTATCTCTCCAccacaacaccaccaccaccacaacatGGACCTCCTCATTCCAACCATTCTTatcactctcctcctccttctcttcctcaTCAAACCACTCCTCTCCAATCCAAAGCTCCACAAAACCAAGCACCTAAAGCTCCCTCCAAGTCCTCCTTCTCTCCCTTTCATTGGTCATCTCCATCTCTTCAAGAAACCCCTCCACCATACTCTCTCCTCACTTTCCTCCTTACATGGCCCTTGCTTCCTCCTCAACTTCTCCTCTCGTCGTCTCTTAATCATCTCTTCCTACTCTCTAGCTTTACAATGCTTCACCACTCTTGATCTCATCTTCGCCACCCGTCCTCGCCTTCCCTCCGGCCGCTTTCTCACCTACAATTACACCACCATAGGTTTCTCCCCTTATGGCCCTCACTGGCGCACTCTCCGTCGCATCGTCGCTCACCACCTCTTCTCCAATGCCCGTCTCCAATCCTTAGTCTCCACACGAACTAATGAACTCACTTCACTCTTACATCACTTATACAACACCTCCTCctcgtcttcttcttcatttactAAAGTTGAACTTAGGCCTAAGCTTTTTGAACTTGTGCTTAATGTGTTGATGATGGGAGTGGCCGGAAAACGGTATAGTAGTGAAGCTCAAGCTCGGAGGTTCTTTGAGATGGTTAGAGGAACCTTCATGTTTAGTGGAACTTCTAATCTTAGGGACTTCTTGCCAAAGATATTCAGATTTTTTGATTTCCAAGGGACAAAGAAGAGGTTAGCTTGGTTGGAGAGTGAGTGGGACTTACATCTTCAAGGCTTGATTGATGAGGAGAGGATCAAGCATGCAAGAGATGATCAGAGTGAGGAGAAGACCATGATTGGTGTCTTACTTTCTCTTCAACAAGAGAATCCTGAATCCTATCCTGACCGTTTCATCAAAGCTCTTTTCTTggtaaatataatatatatatatatatatatatatatacatatcttacATTGAGACAATAGATTTATTAATACTCAACTAAtgaatactttatttttcttttgtgggataccaaaaaaacaaaaaacaaaaagagtttATTAATGGCAGGAACAGACACATCAACAGCAACACTTGAATGGGCAATGTCTCTCTTGCTCAACCATCCGGAAAAACTAAAGAAAGCTCAAGAAGAGATTGATGAACAGATAGAGCATGGACGTTTGATACAAGAAAGTGATCTGCCAAACTTGCCATACCTTCAAGGGATCATCAATGAGACCTTAAGACTCTATCCTGCCACACCCCTTCTCCTACCTCATGAGTCCATGCAAGACTGTGAACTTAATGGCTTTCATATTCCACAAGGCACTATCTTATTAGTGAATGTGTATGCCATGCATAGAGACCCTGATATATGGGGTGCTGGT
The DNA window shown above is from Dioscorea cayenensis subsp. rotundata cultivar TDr96_F1 chromosome 12, TDr96_F1_v2_PseudoChromosome.rev07_lg8_w22 25.fasta, whole genome shotgun sequence and carries:
- the LOC120273266 gene encoding cytochrome P450 81Q32-like codes for the protein MDLLIPTILITLLLLLFLIKPLLSNPKLHKTKHLKLPPSPPSLPFIGHLHLFKKPLHHTLSSLSSLHGPCFLLNFSSRRLLIISSYSLALQCFTTLDLIFATRPRLPSGRFLTYNYTTIGFSPYGPHWRTLRRIVAHHLFSNARLQSLVSTRTNELTSLLHHLYNTSSSSSSSFTKVELRPKLFELVLNVLMMGVAGKRYSSEAQARRFFEMVRGTFMFSGTSNLRDFLPKIFRFFDFQGTKKRLAWLESEWDLHLQGLIDEERIKHARDDQSEEKTMIGVLLSLQQENPESYPDRFIKALFLSLLMAGTDTSTATLEWAMSLLLNHPEKLKKAQEEIDEQIEHGRLIQESDLPNLPYLQGIINETLRLYPATPLLLPHESMQDCELNGFHIPQGTILLVNVYAMHRDPDIWGAGAGEFRPERYEEESGRDLSKMMMPFGMGRRRCPGEGLALKLIGLALGALIQCFEWERLGKEMVDMKEALGMSMPKAHPLEALYKPRSSMISVLSNL